A DNA window from Ipomoea triloba cultivar NCNSP0323 chromosome 10, ASM357664v1 contains the following coding sequences:
- the LOC116031363 gene encoding UDP-arabinose 4-epimerase 1-like, which produces MLNLTRTRAQPRPNRSIPLGGMEYLDPKKKSNFVGKILMAALLTALCILMLKQSPTFNPPSPFSHHEPGVTHVLVTGGAGYIGSHAALRLLKDSYRVTIVDNLSRGNLGAIKILQALFPEPGRLQFIYADLGDAKAVHEIFSQNAFDAVMHFAAVAYVGESTLDPLKYYHNITSNTLVVLEAMAAHRVPTLIYSSTCATYGEPEMMPITEETPQLPINPYGKAKKMAEDIILDFHKNSKMAVMILRYFNVIGSDPEGRLGEAPRPELREHGRISGACFDAARGIIPGLKVKGTDYKTPDGTCIRDYIDVTDLVDAHVKALEKATPGNVGIYNVGTGRGRSVKEFVDACKKATGVPIKVDYLPRRPGDYAEVYSDPTKIRLELNWTAKHTDLQKSLQIAWRWQKSHHNGYGSPRAMAS; this is translated from the exons ATGCTAAACTTGACAAGAACTAGAGCTCAGCCAAGGCCTAATAGATCTATACCTTTGGGAG GTATGGAGTACTTGGATCCAAAGAAGAAGAGCAATTTTGTTGGAAAAATTCTTATGGCTGCTCTCTTGACAGCATTGTGCATCCTTATGCTCAAGCAATCCCCAACTTTCAACCCTCCAAGCCCG TTTTCTCATCATGAACCAGGTGTTACTCATGTCTTAGTTACCGGAGGTGCGGGGTATATTGGTTCACATGCTGCATTAAGACTTCTAAAGGACTCATATCGTGTGACTATAGTG GACAACCTCTCACGGGGAAACCTAGGTGCTATAAAAATCTTACAAGCACTATTTCCAGAGCCTGGAAGGCTTCAATTTATATATGCCGACCTTGGAGATGCAAAAGCG GTACATGAGATATTTTCTCAGAATGCATTTGATGCTGTGATGCATTTTGCAGCTGTAGCATATGTTGGTGAGAGTACCCTTGATCCACTAAA GTATTACCATAACATCACATCAAATACCCTTGTTGTGTTAGAGGCTATGGCAGCACACAGAGTCCCTACTTTGATTTATTCAAGTACATGTGCTACATATGGAGAGCCTGAAATGATGCCCATTACAGAAGAAACACCACAG CTCCCAATCAACCCATATGGGAAAGCTAAGAAAATGGCTGAGGATATTATTCttgattttcataaaaattcaaAGATGGCTGTCATGATTTTGAG ATACTTCAATGTAATTGGCTCAGATCCAGAGGGAAGGTTAGGAGAAGCTCCACGTCCTGAGCTTCGTGAACATGGGAGGATATCAGGTGCTTGCTTTGATGCAGCTCGAGGAATCATTCCTGGGCTTAAG GTTAAAGGAACGGACTATAAGACACCAGATGGGACATGCATTAGGGATTATATTGACGTTACTGATCTTGTAGACGCGCATGTCAAAGCACTAGAGAAGGCAACTCCTGGGAATGTTGGAATCTACAATGTGGGCACTGGGAGAG GTAGATCCGTGAAGGAGTTTGTGGATGCCTGTAAGAAAGCAACGGGGGTACCAATTAAGGTCGACTACCTTCCTCGCCGACCAGGTGATTACGCAGAAGTATACAGTGATCCAACCAAGATCAGGCTTGAACTAAACTGGACAGCAAAGCACACTGATCTTCAAAAGAGTTTGCAGATCGCGTGGAGGTGGCAGAAGTCGCATCACAATGGCTATGGATCACCTCGAGCAATGGCTTCATAA